The Streptococcus parasanguinis genomic sequence CACTCTGACCTATGATCTCAAACAAGCTATGCGTTACGGGGAAAACCCTCAACAAGACGCTGATTTCTACCAAAAAGCTTTGCCGACGGATTACTCTATTGCATCGGCTAAACAGCTCAACGGGAAAGAGTTGTCCTTCAACAATATCCGTGATGCGGATGCTGCGATTCGTATCATTCGCGATTTTAAAGACCGTCCAACCGTTGTGGCATTGAAACACATGAATCCATGTGGAATCGGTCAGGCTGATGACATCGAGACTGCTTGGAACTACGCTTATGAATCTGATCCGGTGTCTATCTTTGGTGGTATCGTCGTTCTCAACCGTGAGGTAGATGCTGCGACAGCTGAGAAGATGCATGGTGTTTTCCTTGAAATCATCATCGCGCCAAGCTACACAGACGAAGCACTTGAAATCTTGACTAATAAAAAGAAAAACTTGCGGATCCTTGCCTTGCCATTTGACGCTCAAGATGCTAGTGAAGTAGAGGCTGAGTACACAGGTGTTGTTGGTGGCCTTCTCGTTCAAAACCAAGATGTGGTGAAAGAAAGTCCCGCTGACTGGCAAGTGGTGACCAAACGCCAACCAACTGATATAGAAGCGACTGCTCTTGAGTTTGCTTGGAAAGCCATCAAGTATGTCAAATCAAACGGGATTATCGTGACCAACGATCACATGACACTTGGTGTTGGCCCTGGTCAAACCAATCGTGTGGCTTCCGTCCGTATCGCCATTGATCAAGCGAAAGACCGTCTTGACGGAGCTGTTCTTGCTTCAGATGCCTTTTTCCCATTTGCAGATAACGTGGAAGAAATCGCCAAAGCAGGAATCAAAGCGATCATCCAGCCAGGAGGCTCGGTCCGTGACCAAGAATCTATTGAAGCAGCTGATAAATACGGTTTAACCATGATCTTTACAGGTGTTCGTCACTTCAGACATTAATCAAATAAGGCACTCATCGATAGATGAGTGCCTTTATTAATCAAGCGACCTTTAATTTGGATAGATATAGCTGACCGTTCCCCAGACAGCATTCGTGGGGTCAAACCAGCCACGGAAATTGTTGATGGTCCGATTTCCATTATAATTGGCTTCTTTCACTTGGATTTTTTGGTTATGTTCGACCTCCGTCACGACTGCAACGTGGCCATAGCCTCCATTATCCCAACAGGCGATAGCGCCGACCTCAGGGGTATTTCCTGTCCGGAAGCCTGCAACGCGAGCACTAGTAGCCCACATGCCACCGTTTCCCCACCAG encodes the following:
- the purH gene encoding bifunctional phosphoribosylaminoimidazolecarboxamide formyltransferase/IMP cyclohydrolase, with the translated sequence MTKKALISVSDKTGIVEFAKELKTLGWDIISTGGTKVALDNAGVDTIAIDDVTGFPEMMDGRVKTLHPNIHGGLLARRDLDSHLEAAKDNQIELIDLVVVNLYPFKETILKPDVTYADAVENIDIGGPSMLRSAAKNHASVTVVVDPADYAVVLDELSANGETSYETRQRLAAKVFRHTAAYDALIAEYFTAQVGESKPEKLTLTYDLKQAMRYGENPQQDADFYQKALPTDYSIASAKQLNGKELSFNNIRDADAAIRIIRDFKDRPTVVALKHMNPCGIGQADDIETAWNYAYESDPVSIFGGIVVLNREVDAATAEKMHGVFLEIIIAPSYTDEALEILTNKKKNLRILALPFDAQDASEVEAEYTGVVGGLLVQNQDVVKESPADWQVVTKRQPTDIEATALEFAWKAIKYVKSNGIIVTNDHMTLGVGPGQTNRVASVRIAIDQAKDRLDGAVLASDAFFPFADNVEEIAKAGIKAIIQPGGSVRDQESIEAADKYGLTMIFTGVRHFRH